Sequence from the candidate division WOR-3 bacterium genome:
ATTGTAATAAAGTATATTTCTGATATTTGGTTTTTAATTTAACTATCTCTTTTATGAGATTCTTATCAATTTTATTAATAATATTGATTATTCTTTGGGCTTCTTTTAAACCTTTTTCAGTTAGTCGGTATTCACAAATCACTTCTTCATCAAAATAACCAATTATCTCTTTCTCAATTTCAGAAATCTTTAATTTGGGATGTAAAATTTTCTTTACCAATCCCTTTTCTATTAAATCTTCTAAATCCGTATAAATCTTCTTATCAAAAGGACCTAATGAATAAGGAAGAAAACGGTAATAATTTTTGAAATATTTATCAATATTCAACTCCCTTTTTAATAAAAACAAAAACTTCATTAATCGAGTTATGCCAAAAACCTTATTAAAAATTGCCAATAATAAAATAATGAAATCGGCTCTTTTTATCTCCTCTTTTTTCTTTATCCTTTCTTTTATCTTTTCCCAAATTTTTTCTTTCTCTTTCTCGCTCAGAATTTTCATCTCGCCAATTGCTTTGAGAAATTTCTCAGTTTTCTTTTGGATAATAATCTCCTCTTTTATTATTTCAGGCAGATTATTTATCTTTTCCTCTTCTTCCATAATTGAAAGAAGATAATCAATCTTATCCTCTTCTAATTTCTCAAAAACTTTTCTAATCTTTCTCTTCTCCTTTTTGAGGAAAAAGAGTAAGAGATATTCATTTGGTTTTAGGTATCTTTTTAGATTATCCCAATCTTCTATTATCAAAAAAGTTTTTCCGTCAAAAAGATAGACGGTAAATTTCAATTTCCTAAAAATCTCTAATAGTGAAAGGTTTTCATAAGAAGCCGCAAGATAAAATAAATTCCTTTTCTTATCCAAAAAAGGTTTTGCCTTTTTTAGAAAATCAAAATCACCTTTTATCAAATAAACTTCCGGCACCGCTACCTCCTTTTAAAATATTTATCCCTCATTGATTTGGGTGTTCTTTCGTAGATAATTCTTCTGAGTTTAAAAATACTTTTCTTTATTGCTCCTTCGCTGGTATTTTTCTTTTGGGCAATCTCTTTTATTTGATAACCTTTTAAAAAATATAACTCATAAATCTCATAAAGATTTCATTCAAAAACTTCTTGGCAATCTCATTTGCTTTATCATATTCACTTCTTTTGATAAAAAGTTCTTCTTGGCTTGGTGAATTATTTGGAATATTTTCATCTAATGGTAAATCCCTATTTCTTTCCCTCACATAATCAATCGCGATATGTTTGGCAGTAGTTATTAACCATCCACAAATTGTCTTACTTTTTAATTTAACAAAGGGATTCCATTTACTAAATTTCTCAAAGGTTTCGGCAACCACATCTTTTGCTAAATTTTCATCTTTTACTATTTTCAATGCCTTATTAAAAATTATATCAGAATATTCCCTAAAAATCTCTTCCAAAAATTTTTCCTTATCCATCTCTTCCTTCATAAAATAAACTAAAAATTTTAACAATCTACCACCTTTAATAATAAGATTAAAAATTTAATAGTCAAAAATTAGAAATAGAAAATGAAATTACTTAGTAATTTAAAAGTTAAAAGAAAATAATCTTACTTTTTATTTTTCCTTTATAAACTTATCCAAATTTAGAAATGGGTCAATATTTAAATCTATTATCTCCTCTATCTCTTTATCTTCAATCGCTTTTACCTGAGTTTGAAAATCTTTATAATAAGTGATAAAAATATTCACATCCTTTTTTGCCTTTTCTATTATGGGATAGATAAAATAAGGGCTATGGGTTGAGATAAAATATTGGTTATCATTCTCATCCAAAGCAATCTTCTCAGCAAGAAGTTTTGTATAATGAGGAAAAGAATGGGCTTCTGGCTCTTCAAAAATGAGTATTGAATTCTCATTAGTCTCTATTGCTACCAAATAAAAAATAATCCTTTGTAAAGTAT
This genomic interval carries:
- a CDS encoding sigma factor, giving the protein MKEEMDKEKFLEEIFREYSDIIFNKALKIVKDENLAKDVVAETFEKFSKWNPFVKLKSKTICGWLITTAKHIAIDYVRERNRDLPLDENIPNNSPSQEELFIKRSEYDKANEIAKKFLNEIFMRFMSYIF